A portion of the Bacillus oleivorans genome contains these proteins:
- a CDS encoding exonuclease domain-containing protein yields MNRFVVVDLETTGNKAKADDRIIQLGAVLIENGEIMSLYSTFIQPKRPIPSFISELTGIDESLVKDAPVFKDAVRPFLNMCKGACLVAHNSAFDLSFLQEEYKRNGFPIFDGNVIDTVELARFLYPTSQSFSLQGLAKELDIDHSTPHRADADAEVTAKIFKKMLQKLKQLPAETLEQLEVLSFYLKSDIQLLLQNILVQKDDRDATENLSYYNGIWLKGYTPPSDIHGHTVEEQPSINHELVKAIQTAWEQGKQYFYEVSHISPFFLENLTLWVKKQFNEPLWIVTREPKRWESFFKKEELELPFSTLKGRHHYLSLRKFSQVMKEDDPNYDHVLTKMQILIWLLETDKGDVDELNLSSASEDFWIKISTDATDHQNTKDPAISFYQRTVIEATLADCLITNYPMFLSESLYQENSVLRPRYCILDQPEILVEQMPKYFGKKLTFVSFRIWLRQLEGQFLSKLFIQDTLKSIELTTKKFVERLKEESEDFFQFAADYALLHEESVAGFSPYVSAPLQPSQTLDSLLYAGERLLFSLKDLVSYLVKQLTQLQGTSDQYDQLLIDYKLFKTEAEEIIHTLESFISPGTHGVTKWIETDTRGMSNYTAIISRPLLASKQLGDFLSDRGIEAVFISSSLSVNRSFLFSVRSLGFTMNQVQVNKEKKPTRNQLLVANRKYSIEKIASFAADVCSQYDKVFVLTSSYDETQAITDAIQKLQNLEGFVLLSQSQASIGRLLKQMNRFDKAIYIGSQFSTNYTSHEESSEAFIITKLPFLSPQDLYHRLQVEEYEKEGRNPFYHFSLPYAVLRLKRLIAKINFPNNRIYLLDSRIWQSEYGKTFIQSIEDLEWKPLHMDE; encoded by the coding sequence ATGAATCGCTTTGTAGTGGTTGATCTTGAAACAACAGGGAATAAAGCTAAAGCGGATGATAGAATCATCCAGCTTGGTGCTGTTTTAATCGAAAATGGAGAGATCATGAGTCTGTATTCTACCTTTATTCAGCCAAAGCGCCCGATCCCTTCTTTTATTAGCGAATTAACGGGAATAGATGAATCATTAGTAAAGGATGCGCCAGTTTTTAAAGATGCGGTTCGCCCCTTTTTAAATATGTGCAAGGGGGCATGTCTGGTTGCTCATAATAGCGCCTTTGATCTATCGTTTTTACAAGAGGAGTATAAACGAAATGGATTCCCTATCTTTGATGGAAATGTAATTGATACGGTTGAATTGGCTAGATTTCTGTATCCGACATCCCAAAGTTTTTCGCTTCAGGGTCTTGCAAAAGAATTGGATATCGATCATTCGACTCCTCACCGGGCCGATGCCGATGCAGAAGTGACAGCTAAAATATTTAAAAAAATGCTGCAAAAATTAAAACAGCTTCCGGCTGAGACTCTCGAACAGCTAGAAGTATTATCGTTTTATTTAAAAAGTGATATCCAGCTGCTCTTACAAAATATTCTTGTGCAAAAAGATGACCGTGATGCAACTGAGAACCTTTCTTATTATAATGGAATCTGGTTAAAGGGATATACGCCTCCAAGCGATATACACGGTCATACAGTAGAGGAACAGCCTAGTATAAATCATGAACTTGTAAAAGCAATTCAGACCGCGTGGGAACAGGGAAAACAGTATTTTTATGAGGTAAGTCATATATCGCCTTTCTTTCTTGAAAATTTAACTTTATGGGTTAAGAAACAATTTAATGAACCCTTATGGATAGTTACCCGTGAACCGAAAAGGTGGGAATCTTTTTTTAAAAAAGAGGAGCTAGAATTGCCTTTTTCAACATTAAAAGGGAGACACCATTATCTTTCCTTAAGGAAATTTAGCCAAGTCATGAAGGAAGACGATCCAAACTACGATCATGTTTTGACTAAGATGCAGATTCTAATCTGGCTGTTAGAAACAGATAAAGGAGACGTTGATGAATTAAATCTTTCCAGTGCATCTGAAGATTTTTGGATAAAGATTTCAACAGATGCAACCGATCACCAGAATACAAAAGATCCAGCGATATCCTTTTATCAGCGGACGGTCATTGAGGCTACACTTGCAGACTGTTTAATTACAAACTATCCGATGTTTTTGTCAGAGTCGCTTTATCAAGAAAATAGTGTATTACGGCCACGCTATTGTATATTAGATCAGCCTGAAATCTTAGTAGAACAAATGCCCAAATACTTTGGGAAAAAATTAACTTTTGTTTCTTTTCGTATCTGGCTTAGACAGCTGGAAGGCCAATTTTTAAGCAAATTGTTTATTCAAGACACATTGAAAAGTATTGAGCTCACGACAAAAAAATTTGTTGAAAGGTTAAAGGAAGAGAGTGAAGATTTTTTTCAGTTCGCAGCTGATTACGCGCTCTTACATGAAGAATCAGTGGCTGGGTTTTCCCCTTATGTTTCTGCACCGCTGCAGCCTTCACAAACATTAGATTCTTTACTTTATGCAGGCGAAAGACTGCTATTCTCATTAAAGGACCTAGTTTCCTATTTGGTGAAACAATTAACTCAACTTCAAGGAACCTCGGATCAATATGATCAGCTTCTGATTGATTATAAGCTTTTTAAAACGGAAGCAGAGGAAATTATTCATACCCTTGAATCATTTATTTCACCAGGCACACACGGGGTAACAAAATGGATTGAAACGGATACAAGAGGAATGAGTAATTATACAGCAATCATTTCAAGGCCATTATTGGCATCTAAACAATTGGGTGATTTTTTATCTGACAGAGGCATTGAAGCCGTCTTTATTTCTTCTTCACTCTCGGTTAACCGTTCATTCCTTTTTTCAGTCAGGTCTCTTGGGTTTACAATGAACCAGGTACAAGTGAATAAAGAAAAAAAGCCGACAAGAAATCAATTGCTTGTAGCTAACAGAAAATACAGTATTGAGAAAATAGCATCATTTGCAGCAGATGTGTGCAGCCAGTATGATAAAGTCTTTGTGCTCACAAGCTCTTATGATGAAACTCAAGCTATAACAGATGCAATCCAGAAGCTGCAAAACCTTGAAGGGTTTGTTCTGCTTTCACAAAGTCAGGCAAGTATAGGCAGGTTACTAAAGCAGATGAACCGTTTTGACAAAGCCATTTACATCGGCAGTCAATTTTCTACGAACTATACCAGTCATGAAGAGAGTTCAGAGGCTTTTATTATTACAAAACTTCCTTTTTTATCACCTCAAGATCTATACCATAGGCTTCAAGTAGAAGAGTATGAAAAAGAAGGGAGAAACCCTTTTTATCATTTTAGTTTGCCTTATGCTGTTCTAAGGCTAAAAAGGTTAATTGCAAAAATCAATTTTCCTAACAATCGAATCTATCTGTTGGATTCAAGGATATGGCAATCAGAGTATGGAAAAACATTTATCCAGTCTATCGAAGATTTAGAGTGGAAACCACTTCATATGGATGAATGA
- a CDS encoding ComEC/Rec2 family competence protein, with protein sequence MLISQKMIAFFICSTLLLNNAIITSSVERIDVNLRDQEIAFTFFALENGEATLLQFPDGENILINTGDRSSQNKLDYWLNLYGVDRISTVIITKEDSGQIGNLEHVINHYQTRQVILSNRLYGQWKGNHSYPNNVAVQWWDSGTKIELSSDVKLEVLYNGTAPTEGMDFSITFFAHRFLFLSSYGTDSELKLLNEKLQDVNIVKIPNYGAAQAITKKLAKHIDPQVAILFNMNSIKPNENILKLLNDMWIDAYLTKEHGTITIKCTDDTYEIIHIHPKGKE encoded by the coding sequence ATGCTTATATCCCAAAAAATGATAGCATTTTTTATATGTTCAACCCTCTTATTAAATAACGCTATTATTACATCTTCGGTTGAACGAATAGATGTCAACTTAAGGGATCAGGAAATTGCGTTTACTTTTTTTGCCTTGGAAAACGGAGAGGCAACGCTTTTACAGTTTCCGGATGGAGAAAATATTTTGATTAATACCGGAGATCGCTCGAGCCAGAACAAATTAGATTACTGGCTAAACCTTTATGGTGTAGATCGGATTTCAACAGTTATCATAACGAAAGAAGACTCTGGCCAGATTGGAAATCTTGAACATGTGATCAACCATTATCAGACCCGGCAGGTAATCCTTTCGAATCGGCTTTATGGGCAGTGGAAAGGAAATCATTCTTATCCAAATAATGTGGCAGTTCAATGGTGGGATAGCGGTACAAAAATCGAATTAAGCTCTGATGTAAAGTTAGAAGTTCTCTATAATGGGACTGCACCAACAGAAGGGATGGACTTCTCAATTACTTTTTTTGCACATCGCTTTTTGTTCTTAAGTTCATACGGAACGGATAGCGAATTGAAATTGCTTAATGAAAAACTGCAAGATGTCAATATTGTAAAGATTCCTAATTATGGAGCAGCACAAGCTATTACAAAGAAATTGGCCAAACACATAGACCCTCAAGTAGCCATTTTATTTAACATGAATTCGATTAAACCGAATGAAAATATTCTTAAACTTTTAAATGATATGTGGATAGATGCTTATCTAACGAAAGAGCATGGCACCATTACAATAAAATGCACGGATGATACATACGAAATCATTCATATACATCCAAAGGGAAAAGAATAA
- a CDS encoding YpmA family protein, producing the protein MGNQIEILSTIRIEYSSDLYKIVDVLNRTLKKQDLMFGLALDKEDPNIAIFTIYRT; encoded by the coding sequence ATGGGTAATCAGATCGAGATATTATCTACGATTCGGATTGAATATTCTAGTGATCTGTACAAAATTGTGGACGTCCTGAATCGAACGTTAAAAAAACAGGATTTAATGTTTGGCCTGGCACTGGATAAAGAAGATCCGAATATCGCAATTTTCACGATATACCGTACATAA
- a CDS encoding DUF5590 domain-containing protein — MKKWIKLGIGLLIIVAIAISILLYFSIQPYKDKEDLAFSVALEKSGLESAEDFEWFRYKEEYYIVTGNNRAGEEMIVWIDTENLNIVAEHKASEGITKEEVIQSFKEEWDISEVIDIKLGYADKRPLWELTFIDDSKRYTFLQVSFLTGDWIRYYQYSQGGVSS, encoded by the coding sequence ATGAAAAAGTGGATCAAACTAGGGATTGGCTTGTTAATTATTGTTGCAATCGCAATTTCAATTCTCCTTTATTTCTCGATTCAGCCATACAAAGACAAAGAAGATTTAGCCTTTTCAGTCGCATTGGAGAAGTCCGGTTTAGAGTCTGCGGAGGATTTTGAATGGTTCCGTTATAAAGAGGAGTATTACATTGTAACGGGTAACAATCGGGCTGGTGAAGAAATGATAGTATGGATTGATACAGAAAATCTTAATATTGTTGCTGAGCATAAAGCGAGTGAAGGTATTACGAAAGAAGAGGTCATACAGTCATTTAAGGAAGAATGGGATATCTCAGAAGTGATAGATATTAAGCTAGGTTATGCGGATAAGCGACCATTATGGGAGCTTACTTTTATAGATGATAGCAAGCGGTATACTTTCCTTCAAGTTTCTTTTTTAACAGGGGATTGGATTCGGTATTACCAATATAGTCAAGGAGGAGTTTCTTCATGA
- a CDS encoding pyridoxal phosphate-dependent aminotransferase produces the protein MKLSNRVAALTPSSTLAITAKAKQLKEEGHDVIGLGAGEPDFNTPSHIIDAAIKSMEEGKTKYTPSGGLSALKEAIKDKLKADQGLEYDLSEIMIASGAKHNLYLLFQALLDEGDEVIIPSPYWVSYPEQVKLAEGTPVFVEGKEENDFKVTVDQLKEAVTSRTKALVVNSPSNPTGMIYSTEELQEIGQFCLERDILIISDEIYEKLTYNGHKHVSIAQLSPEFKEITIIINGVSKSHSMTGWRIGFAAGNKDLIKAMTNLASHSTSNPTSLSQYGAIAAYKGDQQSVEMMRQAFAERLEDVYEKLIQIPGFTCVKPQGAFYLFPNVKKAANMTGFENVDDFAKALLDQALVAAVPGSGFGAPDYLRISYATSKDLLLEALDRIHQFVINNSAK, from the coding sequence ATGAAACTGTCAAATCGTGTAGCTGCATTAACCCCATCTTCGACTCTAGCGATTACAGCTAAAGCGAAACAATTAAAAGAAGAAGGTCATGATGTGATTGGTTTGGGTGCAGGCGAGCCTGATTTTAATACACCAAGCCACATTATAGATGCTGCTATTAAAAGTATGGAAGAAGGAAAAACAAAATATACACCTTCAGGCGGTCTGTCAGCCTTAAAGGAAGCTATTAAAGATAAATTAAAAGCAGATCAGGGCTTAGAATATGATCTTTCTGAGATTATGATTGCCTCTGGGGCAAAGCATAATTTATATTTACTCTTTCAAGCGCTCTTAGATGAAGGAGACGAAGTTATTATTCCATCTCCTTACTGGGTTAGCTATCCCGAACAAGTGAAGCTGGCTGAAGGGACACCAGTTTTTGTGGAAGGTAAAGAAGAAAATGATTTTAAAGTTACCGTTGATCAGCTAAAAGAAGCGGTAACTTCACGCACAAAAGCATTAGTTGTCAATTCGCCCTCGAACCCTACTGGAATGATTTATTCAACCGAGGAATTACAGGAAATCGGACAGTTTTGTTTGGAAAGAGACATTTTAATTATCTCTGATGAGATTTATGAAAAATTAACCTATAATGGTCATAAACACGTATCAATCGCGCAATTATCGCCTGAATTTAAAGAAATAACGATCATTATTAATGGCGTTTCAAAATCACATTCGATGACCGGATGGAGAATTGGTTTTGCAGCAGGAAACAAAGACCTGATCAAAGCAATGACAAATCTTGCAAGCCACAGTACTTCAAACCCAACTTCATTGTCTCAGTATGGCGCGATTGCCGCATATAAGGGAGATCAGCAATCTGTTGAAATGATGCGTCAAGCATTTGCTGAAAGATTAGAAGACGTTTATGAAAAATTAATTCAGATTCCTGGGTTTACATGTGTCAAACCACAAGGGGCCTTTTATTTGTTCCCTAACGTTAAGAAAGCTGCAAATATGACAGGTTTTGAGAATGTGGATGACTTTGCTAAAGCTTTACTGGATCAAGCACTAGTGGCAGCTGTTCCTGGATCAGGCTTTGGAGCCCCTGACTATCTTCGTATTTCTTATGCCACTTCAAAAGATTTGCTGTTAGAAGCATTGGATCGAATTCATCAATTTGTAATCAATAATTCTGCTAAATAA
- the asnS gene encoding asparagine--tRNA ligase, which translates to MKITIREVANYLEQEVTIGAWLANKRSSGKIAFLQLRDGTGFIQGVVVKNEVPEEVFAKAKSITQESSLYVTATVRKDERSPLGYELSVSDIEIIHEAADYPITPKEHGTEFLMDHRHLWLRSRKQHAVMKIRNEIIRATYEFFNKEGFVKVDPPILTGSAPEGTTELFHTKYFDEDAYLSQSGQLYMEAAAMALGKVFSFGPTFRAEKSKTRKHLIEFWMIEPEMAFYTQEDSLKVQEEYVSYIVQSVLEDCKLELNTLDRDTSKLENIKAPFPRISYDDAIKLLHEKGFDDIQWGDDFGAPHETAIADSFDKPVFIMNYPVGIKPFYMQPHPERDDVVLCADLIAPEGYGEIIGGSERIHDPKLLKQRMEEHNLPAENYEWYLDLRKYGSVPHSGFGLGLERTVAWISGVEHIRETIPFPRLLNRLYP; encoded by the coding sequence TTGAAGATAACAATAAGAGAAGTAGCAAACTATTTAGAACAAGAAGTAACAATTGGTGCATGGTTAGCCAATAAGCGTTCAAGCGGAAAAATTGCCTTTTTACAGCTGAGAGACGGTACAGGATTTATCCAAGGAGTCGTTGTGAAAAATGAAGTTCCTGAGGAAGTCTTTGCCAAGGCAAAATCTATTACACAAGAAAGCTCCCTTTATGTAACAGCGACTGTGCGAAAGGATGAGAGATCGCCGCTCGGCTATGAATTATCAGTGAGTGATATTGAAATTATTCATGAAGCTGCCGATTATCCAATTACACCGAAAGAACATGGAACTGAATTCCTAATGGATCATCGTCATCTTTGGCTTCGTTCCCGGAAGCAGCATGCAGTGATGAAAATCAGAAATGAAATCATCCGCGCTACTTATGAATTTTTCAACAAAGAAGGCTTTGTAAAAGTAGACCCTCCTATCCTTACTGGAAGTGCACCAGAAGGTACAACTGAATTGTTCCACACAAAATATTTTGATGAAGATGCGTATCTGTCTCAAAGCGGTCAATTGTACATGGAAGCAGCTGCTATGGCACTTGGAAAGGTATTTTCCTTCGGTCCAACCTTCCGTGCAGAAAAATCAAAGACTAGAAAGCATTTAATTGAATTTTGGATGATTGAACCGGAAATGGCTTTTTATACACAAGAAGATAGCTTAAAGGTTCAAGAAGAGTATGTTAGCTATATTGTTCAATCCGTTTTGGAAGATTGCAAGTTAGAATTAAATACATTAGATCGAGATACTTCAAAGCTAGAAAACATCAAAGCGCCATTCCCGCGCATTTCCTATGATGATGCTATAAAGCTATTACATGAAAAAGGATTTGATGATATACAGTGGGGAGACGATTTTGGAGCTCCTCATGAAACAGCAATCGCGGATTCCTTTGATAAACCAGTATTTATTATGAATTATCCGGTCGGAATCAAACCTTTCTATATGCAGCCTCATCCTGAACGTGATGATGTTGTTCTTTGTGCAGATCTCATTGCTCCAGAAGGATATGGAGAAATTATTGGAGGTTCAGAGAGAATTCATGATCCGAAGCTCTTAAAACAGCGAATGGAAGAACATAACCTCCCTGCAGAGAACTATGAATGGTACTTAGACTTAAGAAAATATGGAAGTGTTCCACATTCAGGATTTGGTCTTGGTCTTGAACGGACTGTTGCATGGATCAGCGGCGTTGAGCATATCCGTGAGACCATTCCTTTCCCAAGACTGCTAAATCGTTTATATCCATAA
- a CDS encoding DnaD domain-containing protein, whose translation MDQKSFLKFMQGGTVFLPLYLLQHYKDLGLNEAEFTLLLHLQSFIERGNSFPTYEELASRTTMSNEQCTHLLRKLIQKGFLLLQNGKTEEDILYEQYSLEPMWEKLYLLLYKEKKQLEKDDKQKKEANLYQTFEKEFGRPLSPFEVETLSMWLDQDHQSPELILAALKEAVLSAKVNFRYIDRILFEWKRNGIRTPLDAAEHGRKFRLYQKQKKENTAPTSSKDLPFYNWLEED comes from the coding sequence ATGGACCAAAAATCGTTTCTTAAATTTATGCAGGGGGGTACGGTATTCCTTCCGCTTTACTTATTACAGCATTATAAGGATCTTGGCTTAAATGAAGCAGAGTTTACTCTGCTCTTGCATCTCCAGTCCTTTATTGAAAGAGGGAATTCTTTCCCGACTTATGAAGAACTGGCTTCCCGGACAACTATGTCCAACGAGCAATGCACGCATTTGTTAAGAAAACTTATTCAGAAAGGCTTTCTACTACTGCAGAATGGAAAAACAGAAGAAGACATTCTTTATGAACAGTATTCTTTGGAACCCATGTGGGAAAAGCTTTATTTGCTTTTATATAAGGAGAAAAAACAGCTGGAAAAGGACGATAAACAAAAGAAAGAAGCCAACCTTTATCAAACGTTTGAAAAAGAGTTCGGCCGGCCATTATCTCCTTTTGAAGTGGAAACTCTTTCGATGTGGCTAGACCAGGATCATCAATCTCCAGAGCTTATTTTAGCGGCGCTAAAAGAAGCCGTTTTATCAGCGAAGGTTAATTTTAGATATATTGACCGTATTTTGTTCGAATGGAAGAGAAACGGAATTCGAACACCACTTGATGCTGCTGAGCATGGACGTAAATTTAGGCTTTATCAAAAACAAAAGAAAGAAAATACGGCCCCAACTTCATCTAAAGATTTGCCATTTTATAATTGGCTGGAGGAAGATTAA